A DNA window from Paraclostridium bifermentans contains the following coding sequences:
- a CDS encoding MIP/aquaporin family protein, with protein MSVYLAEFIGVAMLIFFGCGVLAGNSLKTSGSYQAGNVAINIAWGCTVAMVIYCLGDISGAHINPAVTIMQAVRGNFEWSLVPGYILAQIAGGMFGGLLVYLQFINHWEKTDDPQAKLTIFATAPTIRNNLANFFSEYIVTFALVFCILGLDTNTFPSGLKPLAVGCLIFLVGTSFGGVTGAALNPARDLGPRLAHLLLPIPGKGSSDFKYAWIPVVAPIMGAVTSGLIHLALYDGIVDYRLYTMIGLTIGTFVGIKLVSKNENEESIASELIDEIA; from the coding sequence ATGAGCGTATATTTAGCGGAATTCATAGGGGTAGCAATGTTAATATTTTTTGGTTGTGGAGTTTTAGCAGGAAATTCATTAAAAACATCAGGGTCATATCAAGCAGGAAATGTAGCAATAAATATCGCCTGGGGATGTACAGTTGCGATGGTTATATATTGCCTTGGAGATATAAGTGGAGCTCATATTAATCCAGCGGTTACAATTATGCAAGCAGTTAGAGGAAATTTTGAATGGAGCTTAGTTCCAGGATATATTTTAGCTCAAATAGCTGGAGGTATGTTTGGAGGCTTACTAGTATACCTTCAATTTATCAATCATTGGGAAAAAACAGACGACCCACAAGCTAAGTTAACGATATTTGCTACAGCACCAACTATAAGAAATAATTTAGCAAACTTTTTTAGTGAGTACATAGTAACTTTTGCATTAGTATTTTGTATATTAGGGCTAGACACAAATACATTCCCAAGTGGATTAAAGCCTTTAGCTGTTGGATGTTTAATATTTTTAGTAGGAACATCATTTGGTGGAGTAACAGGAGCTGCATTAAACCCAGCTAGAGATTTAGGTCCACGTTTAGCTCACTTATTATTACCAATACCAGGTAAAGGAAGTTCTGATTTTAAATATGCATGGATACCTGTGGTAGCACCTATAATGGGGGCAGTTACATCAGGTTTAATACACCTTGCTTTGTATGATGGAATTGTAGATTACAGACTTTATACTATGATAGGATTGACGATAGGTACATTTGTTGGAATAAAGCTAGTGAGCAAAAATGAAAATGAAGAAAGTATAGCTAGTGAATTAATAGATGAAATTGCATAA
- a CDS encoding LacI family DNA-binding transcriptional regulator: MNIKTKDIASKSGVSIATVSRYLNKSGYVKQETRELIKNAIQEIKKQDNIYEKEKNIAVVFPDLSNMFFTDVLKGLTEEADKLNYNIFSFDSGESIEKEMKIIDALKDFNICGLIITTTIRNRETTKKHVQNLNSLGVPIILIDRDLIFCDFDGIFSDNKKGAFDGVDTLIAEGHQKIAVITGPLEYETAQLRLEGYKQAHNVNGLEINENYIHEGDYQIDSGYNLTKKIINNNKDVTAIFSCNNMMTLGVINALNEMEMKIGQDISLLGFDDLEFFTYLGLNISVVSRQTSEMGKIAFEVLSKKILEEEPYTTQNIVLKPSIVLRGSEKLIKINSKTEAK, from the coding sequence ATGAATATAAAGACAAAAGATATAGCTAGCAAATCAGGTGTATCTATAGCTACAGTCTCTAGATATTTAAATAAATCCGGATATGTAAAACAAGAAACAAGGGAATTGATTAAGAATGCAATACAAGAAATAAAAAAACAAGACAACATATATGAAAAAGAAAAAAATATTGCAGTAGTATTTCCGGATTTATCAAATATGTTTTTTACAGATGTTCTTAAAGGATTAACTGAAGAAGCAGATAAATTGAACTATAATATATTTTCATTTGATAGTGGAGAAAGTATTGAAAAAGAAATGAAAATAATTGATGCATTAAAAGACTTTAATATATGTGGGCTAATAATTACTACAACTATAAGAAATAGAGAAACTACCAAAAAGCATGTTCAAAACCTAAATTCTTTGGGAGTACCTATAATATTAATAGATAGAGATTTGATATTTTGTGATTTTGATGGCATATTTAGTGATAATAAAAAGGGAGCTTTTGACGGTGTAGACACTTTAATAGCTGAAGGACATCAAAAAATTGCTGTTATAACAGGTCCTTTAGAGTATGAGACAGCTCAACTTAGATTAGAAGGATATAAGCAAGCACATAATGTGAATGGATTAGAAATAAATGAAAATTATATTCATGAAGGAGATTATCAAATTGACTCGGGATATAATCTTACAAAAAAAATAATAAATAATAATAAAGATGTAACTGCGATATTTAGCTGCAATAATATGATGACATTAGGAGTTATAAATGCATTAAATGAGATGGAAATGAAAATAGGACAAGATATATCTTTACTAGGATTTGATGATTTAGAATTTTTTACTTATCTAGGGTTAAATATTAGTGTTGTTTCTAGGCAAACTTCTGAAATGGGGAAAATAGCTTTTGAAGTTTTATCAAAGAAAATTTTAGAAGAAGAACCGTATACTACTCAAAATATAGTATTAAAACCAAGTATTGTGCTCAGAGGGTCTGAAAAGTTAATAAAGATTAATAGTAAAACAGAGGCTAAATAG
- a CDS encoding sensor histidine kinase has product MELYKNSEIKKTLIIIVITNLITFAILTLVFFISYDKLKIDYIENKAYTIGSLSSKYPNLENDIVSLSFSNVNKKDLDYGLDIIKDYGYSTKLNMKFIGNFNNIFVITCIFIGIIMIVFTFINIEISNIYHRKVCIKLNRLTNASKEILACNYDVDIDEYEEGEFSKISYAFGQMRDVIKNQMNNINKEKEFLVRIISDISHQLKTPLASTMIFNEIMLSENVDELQKYKFLKASKTQLERMEWMIKSLLNLSKIDAKAIKLKKNEVNLNLIIREVLTSLDMLSVENNVEIVFEEKDKAIICGDKEWIREALINIVKNSIEHSKNSSVRVSIEKSKVFTKVIIKDNGEGIKKEDIPNIFNRFYRSNKPNSVGIGLSLSKSIIEANNGYIEVSSELGGGSEFRVVFY; this is encoded by the coding sequence TTGGAATTATACAAAAATAGTGAAATAAAGAAAACTTTAATAATAATAGTTATAACTAATTTAATAACGTTTGCCATTTTAACTTTAGTATTTTTTATTTCATATGATAAGTTGAAAATTGATTATATAGAAAATAAAGCATATACAATAGGTTCTCTAAGTAGTAAATATCCAAATCTTGAAAATGACATAGTAAGTTTAAGTTTTAGTAATGTTAATAAAAAGGATTTAGATTATGGATTAGATATAATAAAAGATTATGGATATAGCACTAAGTTAAATATGAAATTTATTGGAAATTTTAATAATATATTTGTTATAACTTGTATATTTATAGGTATTATAATGATAGTGTTTACGTTTATAAATATAGAAATAAGTAATATATATCATAGAAAAGTATGCATTAAATTAAATAGATTGACCAACGCATCTAAGGAAATTTTAGCTTGTAATTATGATGTAGATATAGATGAATATGAGGAAGGTGAGTTTTCAAAAATTTCATATGCTTTTGGACAAATGAGAGATGTAATTAAAAATCAAATGAATAATATAAATAAAGAAAAAGAGTTTTTAGTTAGAATAATATCTGACATATCTCATCAGCTAAAAACTCCTTTGGCATCTACTATGATATTTAATGAAATAATGCTTAGCGAAAATGTAGATGAATTACAAAAATACAAGTTTTTGAAAGCAAGTAAAACTCAATTAGAACGTATGGAATGGATGATAAAATCTTTATTGAATTTAAGCAAAATAGATGCTAAGGCAATTAAGTTGAAAAAAAATGAAGTTAATTTGAATTTAATTATAAGAGAAGTTTTAACTAGTTTAGATATGTTATCTGTAGAAAATAATGTAGAAATAGTATTTGAAGAAAAGGATAAAGCTATTATTTGTGGAGATAAAGAGTGGATAAGAGAAGCTTTAATAAATATTGTTAAAAATAGTATAGAACATTCTAAAAATAGTAGTGTTAGAGTTAGTATAGAAAAAAGTAAAGTATTTACAAAAGTAATTATAAAAGATAATGGGGAAGGTATAAAGAAAGAAGATATACCTAATATTTTTAATAGGTTTTACAGAAGTAATAAGCCTAACTCTGTTGGTATAGGACTTTCACTGAGTAAATCAATAATAGAAGCTAATAATGGTTATATAGAGGTAAGCAGTGAGCTAGGAGGAGGGAGTGAATTTAGAGTTGTATTTTATTAG
- a CDS encoding response regulator transcription factor yields MEKILLVEDDEALAMGTEYSLLAEGFEVKVVGSVEDAKSEIENNDYDLAILDINLPDGTGYEACKFIRKTKDMSIIFLTALDEEVNIVLGLDIGADDYITKPFRIRELISRIKAVLRRSNKYNFGKRYLKSGDIIVDTFSIDIKKNRQEILLTTQEYKLLLSFMKKPNQFLSRDDLLESVFKKDYYYVDDNTISVYIKRLRDKIEDNSKEPKYIVNKRGMGYKWNMEVEEVM; encoded by the coding sequence ATGGAAAAAATATTATTAGTAGAAGATGATGAAGCCTTAGCTATGGGAACGGAATATTCACTTCTTGCAGAAGGGTTTGAAGTTAAAGTAGTAGGAAGTGTGGAAGATGCAAAAAGTGAAATAGAAAATAATGATTATGATTTAGCAATACTTGATATAAATTTACCAGATGGGACAGGATATGAAGCTTGTAAATTTATAAGAAAAACTAAGGATATGTCTATAATATTTTTAACCGCATTAGATGAGGAAGTAAATATTGTATTAGGACTGGATATAGGAGCAGATGATTATATAACAAAGCCATTTAGAATAAGAGAGCTGATATCAAGGATAAAGGCGGTACTTAGAAGAAGTAATAAATACAATTTTGGTAAAAGATATCTAAAAAGTGGAGATATAATTGTAGATACTTTTAGTATAGATATAAAAAAGAATAGACAAGAAATACTCTTAACAACACAAGAATACAAGTTATTACTTAGTTTTATGAAAAAGCCAAATCAATTTTTAAGCAGAGATGATTTGTTAGAATCAGTGTTTAAGAAAGATTATTATTATGTAGATGACAACACAATATCTGTTTATATAAAAAGACTTAGAGATAAAATTGAAGATAATTCTAAAGAACCAAAATATATAGTTAATAAAAGAGGTATGGGCTATAAATGGAACATGGAAGTAGAGGAAGTGATGTAG
- a CDS encoding ABC transporter permease has protein sequence MINNYKSVSNRYLKYNKKRTQLMIIGIILSIALISSIGTFLLALQNSFVQEQINLNGNYHIILKNIDKEKFEKIKNNPQIEFISPENEMVYDNFVGNKKINVKSGNKSLFNIENVQIKEGRLPEKNNEIVIESWILKYFKKPINIGDKLKVDNKEYILVGIANDKWDSKASGITNGYVLDINVEKDIKNLPIYIKIKDNANKRDVINDITKLVGKNNIAENDRLLKFTGESKDKSMNGALFGIGAIVVGIVVMATIMLIYNAFNISIAERIKQFGQLKAMGATKKQIRTLILREATTIIIIAMPIGLFLGIISIFGILGIFKSFTREADIKFIISPIVIIGSMVIGATSVYISALLPAIKVSKISPLVAISSSNSISKEKIKKSRRKYNLNKMLKVNQIMAIKNIKRNKKRFYITSISMAMSVILFISFISFAKYAGNFTEKITEESKMSFRISQNFEGDREYFIDDNMLESIEKLNGIENAYSSYTPIKLKAVVDEYVIPKIIKDQNYDFINTVKYENKDYKYLSVLMNAFDKNKLEALNPYVSSGSIDNLKENEVIVIKNEKMPNAILSPVMNLKVGDEIKIDPNYFYKQERLTQDQYSKGLEPKIEENAKDSYNKNQLITLKVSAVIDDAPYYLGMNGIQKIILPTENLKSIIKDNDVAKSQFNRESVGIKCDSKNVDKVEKELNSFIKMYPDFNVKNVEDLNKEAMAYNLLPIILLLGFTIVITLISSINIINTISTNITIRTKEIASLKAIGMTSKELKSMICLEGMCFGIYGGIVGSIVGTILSYIIYLKFSEIKGFAYNIPYIEIIVAIVGVIVIGYISALIPMKKLRKSNIIEAIKEN, from the coding sequence ATGATAAATAATTATAAAAGTGTAAGTAATAGATACTTAAAATACAATAAAAAAAGAACTCAGTTAATGATTATAGGTATAATACTTTCTATAGCACTTATAAGTTCTATTGGTACATTTTTGCTTGCGTTGCAAAATAGTTTTGTACAAGAGCAAATAAATTTGAATGGAAATTACCATATAATATTAAAAAATATAGATAAAGAAAAATTTGAAAAAATAAAAAACAATCCTCAAATAGAGTTTATATCTCCGGAAAACGAAATGGTATATGATAACTTTGTAGGAAATAAAAAAATAAATGTAAAGTCAGGTAATAAAAGTTTATTTAACATAGAAAATGTCCAAATTAAAGAAGGAAGATTACCTGAAAAAAATAATGAAATAGTTATAGAAAGCTGGATATTAAAATATTTTAAAAAACCAATTAATATAGGGGATAAGCTAAAGGTAGATAATAAAGAGTACATTTTAGTAGGTATAGCAAACGATAAGTGGGATTCTAAAGCAAGCGGAATAACTAATGGATATGTTTTAGATATTAATGTAGAAAAAGATATAAAAAATCTACCTATATATATAAAAATAAAGGATAATGCAAATAAAAGAGACGTTATAAATGATATTACTAAATTAGTGGGCAAAAACAATATAGCAGAAAATGATAGATTACTAAAGTTTACAGGAGAAAGCAAAGATAAAAGTATGAATGGTGCTTTATTTGGGATAGGGGCTATAGTTGTAGGAATAGTAGTAATGGCTACTATTATGCTTATATATAATGCATTTAATATAAGTATAGCAGAAAGAATTAAACAATTTGGTCAACTTAAAGCTATGGGAGCAACAAAAAAGCAAATAAGAACATTAATATTAAGAGAAGCAACTACGATAATAATAATAGCTATGCCTATAGGCTTATTTTTAGGAATAATATCTATATTTGGAATTCTCGGTATATTTAAATCTTTTACAAGAGAAGCGGATATAAAATTTATAATATCTCCTATAGTAATAATTGGTAGTATGGTGATAGGAGCTACATCAGTCTATATATCAGCTTTACTACCAGCTATAAAAGTATCAAAAATATCACCTTTGGTAGCAATAAGTTCTAGCAACTCAATAAGTAAGGAAAAAATAAAAAAATCAAGAAGAAAATATAATTTAAATAAGATGCTAAAAGTGAATCAAATAATGGCTATAAAAAATATAAAAAGAAATAAAAAGAGATTTTATATAACATCAATATCGATGGCTATGAGTGTAATTCTATTTATATCGTTTATAAGTTTTGCTAAATATGCTGGGAATTTTACTGAAAAGATTACAGAAGAAAGTAAGATGAGTTTTAGAATATCTCAAAATTTTGAGGGAGATAGAGAATACTTTATAGATGACAATATGCTTGAAAGTATAGAAAAACTAAATGGTATAGAAAATGCATATTCTAGTTATACACCTATAAAACTAAAGGCTGTAGTAGATGAGTATGTTATACCTAAGATAATTAAAGATCAGAATTATGATTTTATAAATACTGTTAAATATGAGAATAAAGATTATAAATATTTATCTGTACTTATGAATGCATTTGATAAGAATAAATTAGAAGCCTTAAATCCTTATGTATCTAGTGGAAGTATAGATAACTTAAAAGAAAATGAGGTAATAGTTATTAAAAATGAAAAGATGCCAAATGCAATTTTATCTCCTGTAATGAATCTGAAGGTTGGAGATGAAATAAAAATAGATCCTAATTATTTCTATAAACAAGAAAGATTAACTCAAGATCAGTATAGTAAAGGTTTAGAACCTAAAATAGAGGAAAATGCAAAAGATAGTTATAATAAAAATCAACTAATAACGCTTAAGGTGAGCGCAGTTATAGATGATGCTCCTTATTATCTAGGAATGAATGGAATACAAAAGATAATATTACCTACTGAAAATTTAAAGAGTATTATAAAAGATAATGATGTTGCTAAGAGTCAATTCAATAGAGAATCTGTAGGAATTAAGTGTGATTCTAAAAATGTAGATAAAGTAGAAAAAGAGTTAAATAGTTTTATAAAGATGTATCCTGACTTTAATGTTAAAAATGTTGAAGATTTAAATAAAGAGGCAATGGCATATAACTTACTTCCAATAATATTACTTTTAGGGTTTACGATAGTTATAACATTAATAAGTAGTATAAATATAATAAATACAATATCTACTAATATAACTATAAGAACAAAGGAGATCGCATCTTTAAAAGCAATAGGTATGACATCAAAAGAGTTAAAATCAATGATTTGTTTAGAAGGAATGTGTTTTGGAATATATGGAGGTATAGTTGGAAGTATAGTAGGAACTATATTATCATATATTATTTATTTAAAATTTTCAGAAATTAAAGGATTTGCATATAACATACCTTATATAGAAATTATAGTAGCTATAGTAGGAGTTATTGTAATAGGCTATATATCTGCATTAATTCCTATGAAAAAATTAAGAAAAAGTAATATAATAGAAGCTATTAAGGAAAATTAA
- a CDS encoding ABC transporter ATP-binding protein, which translates to MKVLEVRNLKKYYGQGENKVKAIDNVSFSINKGEFVAVVGQSGSGKSTLLNLLGGLDRPSSGSVVINDNEIYKLDDDRLSIFRRRNIGFIFQFFNLIPVLDVEENIAFPTLLDNEKVDSKYLDEIINTLGLQKRRNHLPSELSGGQQQRVSIGRALINKPAIILADEPTGNLDSKTTKEVIDLLKCTAKKYNQTLILITHDEKVAEQADRVITVSDGKIIDDVYNA; encoded by the coding sequence ATGAAAGTCTTAGAGGTTAGAAATTTAAAAAAATATTATGGACAAGGTGAAAATAAAGTAAAAGCTATAGATAATGTAAGTTTCAGCATAAATAAAGGTGAATTCGTAGCAGTTGTAGGTCAATCAGGTTCTGGAAAGTCAACGCTACTTAACTTATTGGGAGGATTAGATAGACCAAGTAGTGGAAGCGTGGTTATAAATGATAATGAAATATATAAACTAGATGATGATAGATTAAGTATATTTAGAAGAAGAAATATAGGATTTATATTTCAATTTTTCAACTTAATACCAGTTCTAGACGTTGAGGAAAATATAGCATTTCCAACTCTTTTAGATAATGAAAAAGTAGACTCTAAATATTTAGATGAAATAATAAATACATTGGGACTTCAAAAAAGAAGAAATCATTTACCTTCAGAATTATCAGGAGGTCAACAGCAAAGGGTATCTATAGGAAGAGCTCTTATAAATAAACCCGCTATAATACTTGCCGATGAACCAACAGGTAACTTAGATAGTAAAACGACAAAAGAAGTTATAGATTTACTTAAATGTACGGCAAAAAAATATAACCAAACACTTATACTTATAACACATGACGAAAAGGTAGCAGAACAAGCGGACAGAGTTATAACTGTGTCTGATGGAAAGATAATAGATGATGTATATAATGCATAG
- a CDS encoding prolyl-tRNA synthetase associated domain-containing protein encodes MKKEIYNKLDELDIKYNILEHDEVFTADEFYAVTKDMPGHHCKNLFLKNSNKSLNYLVVSKHDKAVDLKEIKSQIGSSRLSFDSPDKLYELMKVTPGSVNPFSIINDTNSVVEVIIDNDLLDGQNLNFHPAINTETFNISGDDFIKFLDYIDNKVVKVSI; translated from the coding sequence ATGAAAAAAGAAATATATAATAAATTAGATGAGCTAGATATAAAATATAATATTTTAGAACATGATGAAGTATTTACAGCTGATGAATTTTACGCAGTTACAAAGGACATGCCAGGGCATCACTGTAAAAACTTATTTTTGAAAAACTCTAATAAAAGTCTTAATTATTTAGTGGTATCAAAACACGATAAAGCTGTAGATTTAAAAGAAATAAAATCACAAATTGGAAGTAGTAGGCTTTCATTTGATTCACCAGATAAATTATATGAATTAATGAAGGTAACACCTGGTAGTGTAAATCCATTTAGTATTATAAATGATACAAATAGTGTAGTAGAAGTTATAATAGATAATGATTTACTAGATGGTCAAAATCTTAACTTTCATCCAGCTATAAATACGGAAACATTTAATATATCTGGAGATGATTTTATTAAGTTTTTAGATTATATAGATAATAAAGTTGTTAAGGTTAGTATATAA
- a CDS encoding adenine deaminase: MKYIKQAMEYKELIDTLMSYKHHADIVLYGGNIVNVLTKEIYTGDIAIKGKHILMVGDCDKLIGENTIVVDVRGKYLSPGFIDSHMHFESSMLTVTEFSRLSIPSGTTTLIADPHEIGNALGTVGMKAMADEASFVPNYVRFVVPALTPDCPSLETAGVDVSSKDMEDLLNYKNIIGIGELQGFSNAKHVYNNTPEIITDLLASTTYAKSIGKIVDGNAPELFSNELAAHIVCTGGKCSCHETTTKSECIEKLRQGVYVFMREGSTQKNMGECIKAITEEHLDSRRCILATDDMVAKDLQELGHMNEIIKRTIREGVSPVEAIQMATINSATYFNLEDRGVLAPSKVADIAIINDLNDMDIEAVFIEGKLVASNKKLLIDLPKYTYPNSVKNSIKIGKINEKDIEIISNEREVVARCIKAIPDQNLTECMEVKLKTRNNVIEADITNDILHIACIERYGRNNNIGKAFVNGFGLKKGAFAESIAHDTHNITVVGTNIKDMVVAVNKVIEMGGGIAVVNNGRVLEELRLNVGGLITDELTGSEVSEKIDLLESVVSKDLGGNLHAPFMHLSFLALSTSPKWKITDKGLIDVNNFEVLSSIVN; encoded by the coding sequence TTGAAATATATAAAACAAGCAATGGAGTATAAGGAGTTAATAGATACACTTATGAGTTATAAACACCATGCAGATATTGTTCTGTATGGTGGGAACATTGTAAATGTACTGACAAAAGAAATATATACAGGAGATATAGCTATAAAAGGAAAGCATATATTAATGGTAGGTGATTGTGATAAATTAATAGGTGAAAACACTATAGTAGTAGATGTTCGTGGTAAATATTTATCTCCTGGATTTATAGATTCTCATATGCATTTTGAAAGTAGCATGCTAACAGTTACTGAGTTTTCTAGGCTTTCTATACCATCAGGTACTACAACTTTGATAGCAGACCCTCATGAAATAGGAAATGCCTTAGGTACTGTTGGAATGAAAGCTATGGCAGATGAAGCAAGTTTTGTTCCAAACTATGTAAGATTTGTAGTTCCTGCGTTAACTCCAGATTGCCCTAGCCTTGAAACAGCAGGAGTTGATGTTAGTTCTAAAGATATGGAAGATTTGCTAAACTATAAAAATATAATAGGTATAGGAGAACTTCAAGGATTTAGCAATGCAAAACATGTATACAACAATACTCCAGAAATAATAACAGACTTATTAGCATCGACTACTTATGCTAAAAGTATAGGGAAAATAGTAGATGGTAATGCTCCAGAATTGTTCTCGAATGAACTTGCTGCACATATAGTGTGTACTGGTGGAAAATGTTCTTGCCATGAAACAACTACTAAATCTGAATGTATAGAAAAGTTAAGACAAGGTGTTTACGTATTCATGAGAGAGGGATCAACTCAAAAGAATATGGGGGAATGTATAAAAGCAATAACAGAAGAACATTTGGATTCAAGAAGATGTATATTAGCTACAGATGATATGGTGGCAAAAGATTTACAAGAATTAGGGCATATGAATGAAATAATAAAAAGAACTATAAGAGAAGGTGTAAGTCCTGTTGAAGCTATACAAATGGCGACAATAAATTCTGCAACTTACTTTAACTTAGAGGATAGAGGTGTACTAGCTCCATCAAAAGTTGCTGATATTGCAATAATAAATGATTTGAATGATATGGATATAGAAGCGGTTTTTATAGAAGGAAAGCTTGTAGCTTCTAATAAAAAACTATTGATAGACTTGCCTAAATATACTTATCCTAATAGTGTAAAAAATTCTATTAAAATAGGTAAAATAAATGAAAAAGATATAGAAATTATAAGTAATGAAAGAGAAGTTGTTGCGAGATGTATAAAAGCGATACCTGATCAAAATTTGACTGAGTGTATGGAAGTTAAATTGAAAACTAGAAATAATGTAATAGAAGCAGATATAACTAATGATATTTTACATATTGCGTGTATTGAAAGATATGGGAGAAATAATAATATAGGTAAAGCTTTTGTTAATGGTTTTGGACTTAAAAAGGGTGCATTTGCAGAAAGTATAGCTCATGATACTCACAATATAACTGTTGTTGGAACTAATATAAAAGATATGGTAGTCGCAGTTAATAAGGTAATAGAAATGGGCGGAGGTATTGCTGTTGTTAATAATGGTCGAGTATTAGAAGAACTAAGATTAAATGTAGGAGGACTTATTACAGATGAACTTACAGGTAGTGAAGTAAGTGAAAAAATAGATTTACTAGAAAGTGTAGTAAGTAAAGATTTAGGTGGAAATTTACATGCTCCATTTATGCATTTATCCTTCTTAGCTCTATCTACTAGTCCTAAATGGAAAATTACCGATAAAGGACTAATCGATGTAAATAATTTTGAAGTTTTAAGTTCAATAGTTAATTAG
- a CDS encoding EutN/CcmL family microcompartment protein produces the protein MQIGKVIGTVVATKKDDSLVGSKLMITQPLNLKNEIDGKPLIAVDTVGAGIGELVIYTEGTAARNATKKLQSSINAAIIGIVDNIDVWED, from the coding sequence ATGCAAATAGGGAAAGTTATAGGAACTGTAGTTGCGACTAAAAAAGATGATTCATTGGTAGGAAGTAAATTAATGATAACTCAGCCATTGAACTTAAAAAATGAAATAGATGGAAAACCACTAATAGCTGTAGACACAGTAGGAGCTGGAATTGGAGAACTTGTAATATATACAGAAGGTACAGCTGCTAGAAATGCAACAAAAAAATTACAATCATCGATAAATGCAGCTATTATAGGCATAGTGGATAATATAGATGTTTGGGAGGATTAA
- a CDS encoding BMC domain-containing protein — translation MMGQALGMIETKGLVGAVEAADAMVKSANVTLMGYEKIGFGLVTVMVSGDVGAVKAAVDAGAEAARNVGELHSVHVIPRPHSEVERVILSRD, via the coding sequence ATTATGGGGCAAGCGCTAGGAATGATAGAAACTAAAGGTTTGGTAGGTGCAGTAGAAGCTGCAGATGCTATGGTTAAATCAGCTAATGTAACTTTAATGGGATATGAAAAAATAGGATTTGGATTAGTAACTGTTATGGTAAGTGGAGATGTAGGTGCAGTTAAAGCTGCTGTAGATGCTGGAGCAGAAGCAGCAAGAAATGTAGGTGAACTTCACTCAGTACATGTTATTCCAAGACCACACTCAGAAGTTGAAAGAGTAATTTTAAGCAGAGATTAA
- a CDS encoding BMC domain-containing protein → MRKALGMIEAVGLTTAIAALDAASKAADITLVGYDKVIGVEKAVSVTIHIAGEVAAVNAAIDAGVEAGNKVGKIVSSKTIARPHEEIDVLIKEFEKNLKVKNINKKVIENKSKENN, encoded by the coding sequence ATGAGAAAAGCCCTAGGGATGATTGAAGCTGTAGGACTTACTACAGCGATAGCAGCTCTTGATGCTGCAAGCAAAGCAGCGGATATTACACTAGTAGGATATGATAAAGTAATAGGTGTTGAAAAAGCGGTTAGTGTAACCATACATATAGCTGGGGAGGTTGCAGCAGTAAATGCCGCTATCGACGCTGGTGTTGAGGCAGGAAACAAAGTTGGGAAAATTGTTTCAAGTAAAACAATAGCAAGACCTCATGAAGAAATTGATGTTTTGATTAAAGAATTTGAAAAAAATCTTAAAGTAAAAAATATTAATAAAAAAGTAATAGAAAATAAAAGCAAAGAAAATAATTGA
- a CDS encoding BMC domain-containing protein: MKALGIVEVKSLIGAIQAADTMLKSADVELVDIDLVGSGIVAAIIKGDVAAVKAAVENGEESAGRLAEIISTNVIARPHDEVSKIL; this comes from the coding sequence TTGAAAGCACTAGGAATAGTAGAAGTAAAAAGCTTAATAGGTGCAATTCAAGCTGCGGACACGATGTTAAAATCAGCAGATGTAGAGTTAGTTGACATAGATTTGGTGGGATCAGGAATAGTTGCAGCAATTATAAAAGGAGATGTAGCAGCTGTTAAAGCAGCTGTTGAAAATGGAGAAGAAAGTGCAGGAAGATTAGCGGAAATAATATCCACTAATGTAATAGCTAGACCTCATGATGAAGTAAGTAAAATTTTATAG